The Pantoea vagans genome includes a window with the following:
- a CDS encoding MurR/RpiR family transcriptional regulator codes for MTNNPTQLTLLQDDIRRRYETLSKRLKQVARYILDNSNSIAFDTVASIAQQADVPPSTLIRFANAFGFSGFNEMKQVFRQHLMEETVNYTERARLFRQTATDDSASSPESPVEILNVFTMVNSQALQQLAMQVNPDQLNKAVKMLNEAENIYIIGLRRSFSVASYLVYALRHLERRAFLIDGLGGMFTEQLSMVNPKDVVIAISYSPYAREAVELVELGAKRGAHLIAITDSQVSPLAAFSDVCFVVREAQVDGFRSQVASLCLAQTLAVSLALNNTTTGE; via the coding sequence ATGACCAATAATCCAACCCAATTAACCTTGTTACAGGACGATATCCGTCGTCGCTACGAGACGCTGAGTAAACGCCTGAAGCAAGTGGCTCGTTATATTCTTGATAACAGCAACAGTATCGCCTTCGACACCGTGGCTTCTATCGCGCAACAAGCTGATGTGCCGCCCTCCACGCTGATCCGCTTTGCCAATGCGTTTGGCTTCAGCGGCTTCAACGAAATGAAACAGGTTTTCCGTCAGCATCTGATGGAAGAGACCGTGAACTACACCGAGCGCGCACGCCTGTTCCGCCAGACAGCCACGGACGACAGCGCCAGCTCTCCTGAGAGCCCAGTTGAAATCCTTAACGTCTTCACCATGGTGAACAGCCAGGCATTGCAACAGTTGGCGATGCAGGTGAATCCTGACCAGCTGAATAAAGCCGTGAAGATGCTTAATGAAGCGGAAAACATCTACATTATTGGTCTGCGCCGTTCATTTAGCGTTGCATCTTATCTGGTGTATGCGTTGCGCCATCTGGAGCGCAGAGCCTTCCTGATTGACGGCCTCGGCGGCATGTTTACCGAGCAGTTGAGCATGGTGAACCCAAAAGACGTGGTGATTGCAATCAGCTACTCCCCGTATGCTCGTGAAGCGGTGGAATTAGTCGAGCTGGGTGCCAAACGTGGCGCACACCTCATCGCCATCACCGACAGCCAGGTGAGCCCGCTCGCCGCCTTCAGCGATGTGTGCTTTGTGGTGCGTGAAGCTCAGGTGGATGGCTTCCGTTCACAGGTTGCCTCTCTCTGCCTGGCGCAAACGCTGGCCGTCTCTTTAGCGCTGAATAACACCACTACCGGCGAGTGA
- the glpD gene encoding glycerol-3-phosphate dehydrogenase: protein METKDLIVIGGGINGAGIAVDAAGRGLSVLMLEARDLACATSSNSSKLIHGGLRYLEHYEFRLVGEALAEREVLLKMAPHIAFPMRFRLPHRPHLRPAWMIRLGLFMYDRLGKRTTLPGSKGLRFGAESALKPEITRGFEYSDCWVDDARMVVLNAQEVVKQGGEVRTRTRVNRAWREGGLWMVEAEDIDTGKTFTWRAKGLVNAAGPWVKQLFDDGLKLKSPYGIRLIKGSHIVVPRVHREKQAYILQNEDNRIVFVIPWMDEFSIIGTTDVEYKGDPKDVKIDDNEISYLLKVFNGHFKQQLSKEDIVWTYSGVRPLCDDESDSPQAITRDYTLDVHDDNGQAPLLSVFGGKLTTYRKLAEHALEKLAKYYPNAGPAWTKTAVLPGGDFSGSREDYAAGLRRRYPFISEGMARHFARTYGSRTEVLLEGATSLADLGENFGHEFYEAELRYLVKHEWVRELDDAIWRRTKQGMWLTEAEQARIREWLAANGQKPALSLAS, encoded by the coding sequence GTGGAAACCAAAGACCTGATCGTGATCGGCGGCGGCATTAACGGAGCCGGCATTGCAGTGGACGCTGCAGGACGCGGACTGTCAGTGCTGATGCTGGAGGCGCGGGATTTGGCCTGTGCTACCTCCTCCAATAGCTCAAAGTTGATTCACGGTGGCTTGCGCTATCTGGAACATTACGAATTCCGCCTGGTGGGCGAAGCGTTGGCTGAACGCGAAGTGCTGCTGAAAATGGCACCGCATATTGCCTTCCCTATGCGCTTCCGCTTGCCGCACCGTCCGCACCTGCGTCCGGCGTGGATGATCCGTCTGGGCCTGTTTATGTACGATCGCCTTGGCAAACGTACCACTTTACCCGGCAGTAAAGGTCTGCGTTTTGGCGCGGAATCGGCCCTTAAGCCTGAAATCACGCGCGGATTCGAATATTCGGACTGCTGGGTGGACGATGCGCGCATGGTGGTGCTCAATGCACAAGAAGTGGTGAAGCAGGGTGGTGAAGTCCGCACCCGTACCCGCGTCAACCGCGCATGGCGCGAAGGCGGCTTGTGGATGGTGGAAGCCGAAGATATCGATACTGGCAAAACCTTTACCTGGCGCGCCAAAGGCCTGGTTAACGCAGCCGGCCCATGGGTAAAACAGCTGTTTGACGACGGTCTGAAGTTGAAATCGCCGTATGGCATTCGCTTGATCAAAGGCAGCCACATTGTGGTGCCGCGCGTACACCGCGAAAAGCAGGCCTATATCCTGCAAAACGAAGATAACCGTATCGTGTTTGTGATTCCGTGGATGGATGAATTCTCCATCATCGGCACCACTGACGTGGAGTACAAAGGCGATCCGAAAGATGTGAAGATTGATGACAACGAAATCAGCTATCTGCTGAAGGTGTTCAACGGACACTTCAAACAGCAGTTGAGCAAAGAGGACATTGTCTGGACTTACTCTGGCGTGCGTCCGCTGTGCGATGACGAATCGGATTCGCCGCAGGCGATCACCCGTGATTACACGCTGGATGTGCATGACGACAACGGTCAGGCACCGCTGCTGTCCGTGTTTGGCGGCAAGCTGACCACCTACCGTAAGCTGGCCGAGCACGCGCTGGAAAAACTGGCCAAGTACTACCCGAATGCGGGTCCAGCCTGGACCAAAACGGCGGTGTTGCCGGGCGGTGATTTCTCCGGTTCACGTGAAGATTACGCCGCAGGTCTGCGTCGTCGTTATCCGTTTATCAGTGAAGGGATGGCGCGCCACTTCGCCCGGACTTACGGCAGCCGTACTGAAGTATTACTGGAAGGCGCAACCAGCCTGGCTGATCTGGGTGAGAACTTCGGCCATGAGTTTTACGAAGCCGAACTGCGTTACCTGGTGAAACACGAGTGGGTGCGCGAGTTGGATGATGCCATCTGGCGTCGTACCAAACAGGGCATGTGGTTGACGGAAGCAGAGCAGGCGCGCATTCGCGAATGGCTGGCGGCCAACGGTCAGAAACCGGCGCTGTCACTGGCATCGTAA
- the iolE gene encoding myo-inosose-2 dehydratase — MNKDNVKLAIAPIGWTNDDMPELGSENTFQQTVSEMALAGFTGSEVGSKYPKDPAVLKPMLDIRGIQICNAWFSTFFANGDKAKTIDEFTNHMNFLHAMGARVIGCSEQSKSIQGTTLAVLEQKPIFTDEEWRLTAEGYNELAEIAAKKGMRLTLHHHMGTGIQTPAEIDRFMESTNDNVGLLYDTGHIYYSEGSQQVMLDVLTKYLPRIFHVHLKDVRDSVVAEVRAKSLSFLDGVKKGTFTVPGDGVIDFKPVFKILDDYGYKGWMVVEAEQDPALANPFEYAVKARKYIRENTGL, encoded by the coding sequence ATGAACAAAGACAACGTAAAACTGGCGATTGCGCCAATCGGCTGGACCAACGATGACATGCCAGAGCTGGGCAGCGAAAACACCTTCCAGCAGACAGTGAGCGAAATGGCATTGGCGGGTTTCACCGGCAGTGAAGTGGGCAGTAAATACCCAAAAGATCCGGCGGTGTTGAAACCGATGCTGGATATTCGCGGCATCCAAATCTGCAACGCGTGGTTCAGCACCTTCTTCGCAAACGGTGACAAGGCGAAAACCATCGACGAGTTCACTAATCACATGAACTTCCTGCATGCGATGGGCGCGCGCGTAATTGGCTGCTCAGAGCAGAGCAAAAGCATTCAGGGCACCACGCTGGCGGTGCTGGAACAGAAGCCGATCTTTACTGATGAAGAGTGGCGTCTGACGGCAGAAGGTTATAACGAACTGGCTGAGATCGCGGCGAAGAAAGGTATGCGTTTGACGCTGCATCACCATATGGGCACTGGCATTCAGACACCTGCTGAAATCGATCGCTTTATGGAATCGACCAATGACAACGTGGGCCTGCTGTATGACACCGGCCACATCTACTATTCCGAAGGCTCACAGCAGGTGATGCTGGATGTGCTGACCAAATATCTGCCACGTATTTTCCATGTGCATCTGAAAGACGTGCGTGACAGCGTGGTGGCCGAAGTGCGTGCCAAGTCGCTTTCATTCCTCGACGGCGTAAAGAAAGGCACCTTCACTGTGCCTGGCGATGGTGTGATTGATTTTAAACCGGTGTTCAAAATCCTCGACGATTACGGCTACAAAGGCTGGATGGTGGTTGAAGCAGAACAGGATCCGGCGCTGGCTAATCCGTTCGAATATGCGGTGAAAGCACGTAAATATATTCGTGAGAATACCGGGCTGTAA
- the iolB gene encoding 5-deoxy-glucuronate isomerase — protein sequence MSLISKVQQPDSNGRIQHVTPESAGWEYVGFDAYLLKKGQSLKLSSGDKELCLVLVAGFASVKTRHAEFPNLGKRLSPFERIPPYSVYVPHNDEVEVYADSDLELAVCNAPSKGNLPARLIAPEDVGVEHRGKGRNQRLVHNILPDNKEADSLLVVEVYTDEGATSSYPSHKHDQKTSPDETYLEETYYHRFDPEPGFAMQRVYTDDRSLDECMAPYNRDVVTVPRGYHPVATIAGYDNYYLNVMAGPVRLWKFTWEKDHAWVNSDQYPRSK from the coding sequence ATGTCTCTGATTTCGAAAGTGCAGCAGCCAGACAGCAACGGTCGTATTCAGCATGTGACGCCTGAAAGTGCAGGCTGGGAGTACGTCGGTTTTGATGCCTATCTGCTGAAGAAGGGCCAAAGCCTGAAACTGAGCAGTGGCGATAAGGAGCTGTGCCTGGTGCTGGTGGCCGGATTCGCGTCGGTGAAAACCCGTCACGCGGAGTTCCCGAACCTCGGCAAACGTCTGTCACCGTTCGAGCGTATTCCGCCTTACTCAGTTTACGTGCCGCACAACGATGAAGTGGAAGTCTACGCGGATAGCGATCTGGAGCTGGCTGTCTGTAATGCACCGAGCAAGGGTAACCTACCGGCGCGCTTGATTGCGCCGGAAGATGTCGGTGTGGAGCATCGTGGCAAAGGGCGCAACCAGCGCCTGGTGCACAACATTCTGCCGGACAACAAAGAAGCCGATAGTTTGCTGGTGGTGGAAGTGTATACCGACGAGGGTGCGACCAGTTCGTACCCGAGCCATAAGCATGACCAGAAAACCAGCCCGGACGAAACCTATCTGGAAGAGACCTATTATCACCGTTTCGATCCAGAACCCGGCTTCGCCATGCAGCGCGTTTACACCGACGACCGTTCACTTGATGAGTGCATGGCGCCGTATAACCGCGACGTCGTGACCGTGCCGCGTGGCTATCACCCGGTGGCCACTATCGCGGGGTACGATAACTACTATCTGAACGTGATGGCCGGTCCGGTGCGTCTGTGGAAATTTACCTGGGAGAAAGATCACGCCTGGGTGAACAGCGACCAGTATCCGCGCAGCAAGTAA
- a CDS encoding bifunctional 5-dehydro-2-deoxygluconokinase/5-dehydro-2-deoxyphosphogluconate aldolase: MSTQQKRLDVICIGRIAVDLYGQQIGSRLEDMTSFNKYLGGSSGNVAYGTAIQGLKSAMLARVGDEHNGRFLREELQRVGCNTDGLITDKNRLTGLVILGIKDEDTFPLIFYRDNCADMGLVPEDINEEFITSSRAVAVTGTHLSHPQTRAAVLKALDIAKRNGLRTALDIDYRPVLWGLTSLGDGETRFVESGEVTKQLQEVLHYFDLVVGTEEEFHIAGGSTDTLTALKNVRKASKATLVCKRGPLGCVVFEGDIPDSWEQTRLQTGVRVEVLNVLGAGDAFMSGLLRGWLNDESWEQACRYANACGALVVSRHGCAPAMPTKEELDDFLSRDKDVKRPDLDARLNHLHRVTTRKQQWPELNVFAFDHRKQLADMAREAGVSEDLIPQLKVLLLQAAQEAANEAGLNEKSGILADTTYGQKALNAITGKNWWIGRPIELPSSRPLRLEHGNIGSQLVDWPAEHVVKCLVFYHPHDSAELRKEQDELVLDVWNGCNKSGHELLLEVILPESNPDRNESYYYDMLSHFYSLGIQPDWWKLPPLSAESWQSISGLIEQNDPHCRGILLLGLDAPEEKLKAGFAAAAQAPWVKGFAVGRTIFGQPSRQWLNGELDDKALIETVKGNYLRLIGYWRAARG; encoded by the coding sequence ATGAGTACACAACAGAAGCGGCTTGATGTGATTTGTATCGGACGCATCGCCGTCGACCTCTACGGTCAGCAAATCGGATCACGCCTGGAAGATATGACCAGCTTCAATAAGTATCTGGGCGGCTCCTCCGGCAACGTGGCATATGGCACCGCGATTCAGGGTCTGAAATCGGCGATGCTGGCGCGCGTAGGGGATGAACACAACGGCCGTTTTCTGCGTGAAGAACTGCAGCGTGTCGGTTGCAACACCGACGGGCTGATTACGGATAAAAACCGCCTGACCGGCCTGGTGATCCTCGGTATTAAGGATGAAGACACCTTCCCGCTGATTTTCTACCGCGACAACTGCGCCGATATGGGCCTGGTGCCGGAAGACATTAATGAAGAATTTATCACCTCTTCTCGTGCCGTGGCCGTGACGGGTACGCATCTGTCACATCCTCAAACGCGTGCTGCGGTGCTGAAAGCGCTGGATATCGCCAAACGCAACGGGCTGCGTACCGCGCTGGATATTGATTACCGTCCCGTGCTGTGGGGGCTGACTTCACTGGGTGATGGCGAGACCCGTTTCGTTGAGTCCGGTGAAGTGACCAAACAGCTGCAGGAAGTGCTGCACTATTTCGATTTGGTGGTAGGAACGGAAGAAGAGTTCCATATCGCGGGCGGCAGCACCGATACGCTGACGGCGCTGAAAAATGTGCGCAAGGCGAGCAAAGCGACGCTGGTGTGCAAACGCGGTCCGTTGGGTTGCGTGGTGTTTGAAGGCGATATTCCAGATAGCTGGGAACAGACCAGGCTGCAAACCGGCGTGCGTGTCGAAGTTCTGAACGTACTGGGTGCCGGTGATGCCTTTATGTCAGGCCTGCTGCGTGGCTGGCTGAACGACGAGAGTTGGGAGCAGGCTTGCCGCTACGCCAACGCATGTGGTGCCTTGGTGGTTTCACGCCATGGCTGCGCCCCAGCGATGCCAACCAAAGAAGAGCTGGACGATTTCCTTAGCCGCGATAAAGACGTGAAACGTCCCGATCTTGATGCGCGTCTGAACCATTTGCATCGCGTCACCACGCGTAAACAGCAGTGGCCAGAGCTGAATGTGTTCGCGTTCGACCACCGTAAGCAGTTGGCTGACATGGCCCGTGAAGCTGGCGTCAGTGAAGATCTCATTCCGCAACTGAAAGTGCTGCTGTTGCAAGCTGCGCAGGAAGCGGCAAACGAAGCCGGTTTGAATGAAAAGAGCGGTATTCTCGCGGATACCACTTACGGTCAGAAGGCGCTGAACGCGATTACCGGCAAAAACTGGTGGATTGGTCGCCCAATCGAACTGCCAAGCTCCCGCCCACTGCGTTTGGAGCACGGTAATATCGGTTCGCAGCTGGTCGATTGGCCGGCAGAACACGTGGTGAAATGTCTGGTGTTCTACCATCCACACGACAGTGCCGAACTGCGTAAAGAGCAGGATGAACTGGTGCTCGATGTGTGGAACGGCTGTAATAAGAGCGGCCACGAATTGTTGCTGGAAGTGATTCTGCCGGAGAGTAATCCCGACCGTAATGAATCTTACTATTACGATATGCTGAGCCACTTCTACAGCCTCGGGATTCAGCCAGACTGGTGGAAATTGCCGCCGCTGTCCGCGGAAAGCTGGCAGTCAATCAGCGGGCTGATCGAACAAAACGATCCCCACTGCCGCGGCATTTTGCTGCTCGGCCTCGACGCGCCGGAAGAGAAACTGAAAGCCGGTTTCGCCGCCGCCGCACAGGCACCGTGGGTGAAAGGCTTTGCGGTGGGTCGCACCATCTTTGGTCAACCTTCACGCCAGTGGCTGAACGGCGAATTGGATGACAAAGCGCTGATTGAAACCGTGAAAGGCAATTATCTGCGATTGATTGGCTACTGGCGCGCAGCTCGCGGCTGA
- a CDS encoding CoA-acylating methylmalonate-semialdehyde dehydrogenase produces MTIVGNFIGGKITHSASNETIPVYDPATGKVVRELTQSTSAEVEKAIEIAHAAFPEWSKTAPLRRARVMFNFKALMEKHRDELAALIVSEHGKVWSDALGELTRGIEVIEFACGIPHLIKGENSPSVGTGVDSYSLMQPVGVVAGITPFNFPAMVPLWMFPIALACGNTFILKPPALDPSASVRMAELLKEAGLPDGVFNVVHSSNEDAEQLYKDPRIAAVSFVGSSGVAEHIYKTASAHGKRVQAFGAAKNHAIVMPDADLDATVNAIMGGAFGSAGERCMALPVVVAVGNDTADKLIARLTPLIKALRVGPGIQKGAEENEMGPVVSAAHQKKVLGYIDKGEAEGAKLVVDGRGIKVAGHEEGYYVGGTLFDNVTPDMVIWREEIFGPVLSIMRATDFDSALKLVNSHEFGNGSAIFTSNGHTAREFVQNVEAGMVGVNVPVPVPMAFHSFGGWKRSVFGALNVHGPDGVRFYTRMKTATVRWPSGQQTVSEFSMPTLG; encoded by the coding sequence ATGACTATCGTAGGAAACTTTATCGGCGGCAAGATTACCCACAGCGCCAGCAATGAAACTATTCCGGTATACGATCCGGCCACCGGCAAAGTAGTGCGTGAACTCACCCAGAGCACCTCTGCTGAAGTCGAAAAAGCGATTGAAATCGCTCACGCTGCGTTCCCTGAATGGTCGAAAACTGCGCCGCTGCGTCGTGCCCGCGTGATGTTCAACTTCAAAGCGTTGATGGAAAAACACCGTGATGAGCTGGCTGCGCTGATTGTCTCTGAGCACGGAAAAGTGTGGTCAGATGCGCTAGGCGAGCTGACGCGCGGTATCGAAGTCATCGAGTTTGCCTGCGGTATTCCGCACCTGATCAAAGGTGAGAACTCCCCAAGCGTGGGAACGGGTGTTGACAGCTACTCGCTGATGCAGCCGGTGGGCGTCGTCGCCGGTATCACCCCATTCAACTTCCCGGCAATGGTGCCATTGTGGATGTTCCCTATCGCACTGGCCTGCGGTAACACCTTTATCCTGAAGCCACCGGCGCTGGACCCATCAGCCTCTGTACGTATGGCGGAACTGCTGAAAGAAGCGGGCCTGCCAGATGGCGTGTTCAACGTGGTGCACTCTTCCAACGAAGATGCCGAACAGCTGTACAAAGATCCGCGCATTGCAGCGGTGAGCTTCGTCGGTTCTTCCGGTGTGGCTGAGCACATCTACAAAACCGCCAGCGCCCACGGCAAACGTGTTCAGGCGTTTGGTGCGGCGAAAAACCACGCTATCGTGATGCCAGATGCCGATCTGGATGCCACCGTGAATGCCATTATGGGCGGCGCGTTTGGCTCAGCTGGCGAACGCTGCATGGCGTTGCCTGTAGTGGTTGCCGTAGGCAACGACACTGCAGACAAACTGATCGCGCGTTTAACGCCGCTGATCAAAGCGTTGCGCGTGGGTCCTGGCATCCAGAAAGGGGCTGAAGAGAACGAAATGGGGCCGGTGGTTTCTGCGGCGCACCAGAAGAAAGTGCTGGGCTACATCGACAAAGGTGAAGCTGAAGGCGCGAAACTGGTGGTGGATGGCCGTGGTATCAAAGTGGCTGGCCATGAAGAAGGTTACTACGTTGGCGGTACCCTGTTTGATAACGTGACGCCTGACATGGTGATCTGGCGCGAAGAGATCTTCGGACCGGTGTTGAGCATCATGCGTGCGACGGATTTCGATAGCGCACTGAAGCTGGTGAATAGCCATGAATTCGGTAACGGCAGCGCGATCTTCACCAGCAACGGCCATACTGCACGTGAATTCGTCCAGAACGTGGAAGCGGGCATGGTGGGTGTCAACGTACCGGTGCCGGTGCCAATGGCCTTCCACAGCTTCGGCGGCTGGAAACGTTCGGTGTTTGGTGCCCTGAATGTGCATGGTCCAGATGGTGTGCGCTTCTACACCCGCATGAAAACGGCGACTGTGCGTTGGCCGAGCGGTCAGCAAACGGTTTCTGAGTTCAGCATGCCAACGCTGGGCTAA
- a CDS encoding Gfo/Idh/MocA family protein, which translates to MTLKLGVIGTGAIGQEHIRRCNNVLQGAKVVAVSDINVEGARAALQRLNIDAEVYQDGHQVINSPDVDAVLVTSWDPTHEEFTLAAIAAGKPVFCEKPLALSAEGCRRIVDAEIKHGKRLVQVGFMRPYDAGYRALKKVITDGEIGEPLMLHCAHRNQSVGENYTTDMAITNTLIHELDVLRWLTEDDYKTVQVVFPRTTSKSHAKLKDPQIVLFETQKGIRIDVEIFVNCAYGYDIQCEVVGEEGIAKLPEPSAIQTRKNARLGNALLTDWKDRFIEAYDVELQAFINDVKAGQLSGPSAWDGFAASVAADACLKAQNSGAIEAVAMPPRPAFYAK; encoded by the coding sequence ATGACGCTCAAACTCGGTGTAATTGGTACCGGTGCAATTGGCCAGGAACACATTCGTCGCTGCAATAACGTATTGCAGGGCGCGAAAGTGGTGGCGGTTTCAGATATCAACGTGGAAGGGGCGCGTGCTGCGCTGCAACGTCTGAATATCGACGCTGAGGTGTATCAGGATGGCCACCAAGTCATCAACTCACCTGACGTTGATGCGGTGTTGGTCACCTCATGGGATCCAACACATGAAGAGTTTACGCTGGCAGCGATCGCGGCAGGCAAACCGGTATTCTGTGAGAAACCGCTGGCGCTGAGCGCTGAAGGTTGCCGTCGCATCGTTGACGCTGAGATCAAACACGGTAAGCGTCTGGTGCAGGTGGGCTTTATGCGTCCTTACGACGCGGGCTACCGTGCATTGAAGAAAGTGATCACCGACGGTGAAATCGGCGAGCCGCTGATGCTGCACTGTGCGCACCGTAACCAGAGCGTCGGTGAGAATTACACCACGGACATGGCTATCACCAATACCCTGATCCACGAGCTGGATGTATTACGCTGGTTAACAGAAGACGACTACAAAACCGTTCAGGTGGTCTTCCCACGTACCACGTCGAAATCACACGCCAAACTGAAAGATCCACAAATTGTCCTGTTTGAAACGCAGAAAGGCATCCGTATTGATGTCGAGATCTTCGTGAACTGCGCTTACGGCTACGACATTCAGTGTGAAGTGGTGGGCGAAGAGGGCATTGCCAAACTGCCTGAGCCTTCTGCCATCCAAACGCGCAAAAACGCGCGTCTCGGTAATGCCCTGCTGACCGACTGGAAAGATCGTTTTATCGAAGCTTACGACGTTGAGCTGCAGGCATTCATCAATGATGTGAAAGCGGGTCAACTTTCCGGCCCTTCAGCCTGGGATGGTTTCGCCGCTTCTGTTGCGGCAGATGCCTGCCTGAAAGCACAGAACAGCGGTGCGATTGAGGCCGTTGCCATGCCGCCACGCCCGGCATTTTACGCGAAGTGA
- the iolD gene encoding 3D-(3,5/4)-trihydroxycyclohexane-1,2-dione acylhydrolase (decyclizing) — MGTIRLTTAQALVKFLDNQYLNVDGVETKFVKGIFAIFGHGNVLGLGQALEQDSGDLVVHQGRNEQGMAHAAIGFAKQSLRRQIIACTSSVGPGAANMITAAATATANRIPLLLLPGDVFATRQPDPVLQQIEQSHDLSISTNDAFRAVSKYWDRVSRPEQLMTACINALRVLTDPAETGAVTIALPQDVQGEAWDFPEYFFQKRVHRLDRRLPTAAQLEDALALIARKHKPLIIVGGGLKYSDAGDALLKFAERFNIPFAETQAGKGTIVSDHPLNVGGVGETGCLAANLLAKEADLVIGIGTRYTDFTTASKWIFQNPEVSYLNLNVSNFDSYKLDAVQLLADAREGLTALESGLKGFENHWGGQIDQAQSKLLKETQRVYAATYNTDDFIPEIADHADREALFAEFERLTQSVLTQSSVLGTLNEQLPKDAVIVAAAGSLPGDLQRVWRTKDYNSYHVEYGYSCMGYEVNAALGVKLAQPQREVYVMVGDGSFMMLHSELVTSIQEGAKINVVLLDNMTNGCINNLQMEHGMDSFTTEFRFRNPEGGKLDGGFVPVDFAAIAGGYGCKTYRITTLAQLEAALIDAQKQTVSVLFDIKVLPKTMVHKYFSWWHVGVAQTSTSERTQEVADKLNVHIQQARKY; from the coding sequence ATGGGCACAATCAGACTTACCACGGCACAGGCGCTGGTGAAATTCCTTGATAATCAGTACCTGAACGTAGATGGCGTTGAAACCAAGTTTGTGAAAGGCATTTTCGCCATTTTCGGTCACGGCAATGTGCTGGGACTCGGACAGGCGCTGGAGCAAGACAGCGGCGATCTGGTGGTACATCAGGGCCGAAATGAGCAGGGCATGGCCCACGCGGCGATTGGTTTTGCCAAGCAATCACTGCGTCGTCAGATCATTGCCTGTACCTCATCGGTAGGACCGGGTGCCGCGAACATGATCACCGCCGCCGCTACCGCAACGGCTAACCGCATTCCTTTACTGCTGCTGCCTGGCGATGTGTTTGCCACGCGCCAGCCTGATCCGGTGTTGCAGCAGATTGAACAGAGTCACGATCTCAGCATCAGCACCAACGACGCCTTCCGTGCCGTAAGCAAATACTGGGACCGCGTCAGTCGTCCTGAACAGCTGATGACCGCCTGTATCAACGCCTTACGTGTACTGACCGATCCTGCTGAAACCGGCGCGGTGACCATCGCCTTGCCTCAGGATGTACAGGGTGAAGCCTGGGACTTCCCGGAATATTTCTTCCAGAAGCGCGTACACCGTCTGGACCGTCGCTTACCGACGGCTGCCCAGTTGGAAGATGCGCTGGCGTTAATTGCACGTAAGCACAAGCCGCTGATTATTGTCGGTGGTGGCCTGAAATATTCAGATGCGGGTGACGCGCTGCTGAAATTTGCCGAGCGCTTTAACATTCCGTTCGCAGAGACGCAGGCGGGGAAAGGCACCATCGTATCTGATCATCCGTTGAATGTGGGTGGAGTGGGTGAAACCGGCTGTCTGGCGGCTAACCTGCTGGCGAAAGAGGCCGACTTAGTTATCGGTATCGGTACGCGCTACACCGATTTCACCACGGCATCGAAATGGATTTTCCAGAATCCAGAGGTGAGCTATCTAAACCTCAACGTCAGCAACTTTGACAGCTACAAACTGGATGCCGTGCAGCTGCTGGCCGATGCGCGCGAAGGTCTGACGGCACTGGAAAGTGGTCTGAAAGGCTTCGAAAACCATTGGGGCGGTCAAATTGACCAGGCGCAGAGCAAGCTGTTGAAAGAGACGCAGCGCGTGTATGCCGCCACCTATAACACGGATGATTTCATTCCTGAAATCGCCGACCACGCTGACCGTGAAGCGCTGTTTGCTGAGTTCGAGCGCCTGACCCAGTCGGTGCTGACGCAGAGTAGCGTGCTGGGCACCTTAAACGAGCAGCTCCCAAAGGATGCAGTGATTGTGGCGGCAGCGGGCAGTCTGCCGGGCGACCTGCAGCGCGTGTGGCGCACCAAAGATTACAACTCGTACCACGTTGAGTATGGCTACTCGTGCATGGGTTATGAAGTCAACGCTGCACTGGGCGTGAAGCTGGCGCAGCCGCAGCGTGAAGTCTACGTGATGGTGGGTGATGGCTCCTTCATGATGTTGCACTCCGAGCTGGTGACCTCAATCCAGGAAGGCGCAAAAATCAACGTGGTGCTGCTGGATAACATGACCAACGGTTGTATCAACAACCTGCAGATGGAACACGGCATGGACAGCTTCACCACCGAGTTCCGCTTCCGTAACCCGGAAGGTGGCAAGCTGGACGGCGGTTTTGTCCCGGTAGACTTCGCCGCAATCGCGGGCGGTTACGGCTGCAAAACCTATCGCATCACCACGCTGGCGCAGTTAGAAGCCGCCTTGATTGATGCGCAGAAACAAACCGTTTCAGTGCTGTTCGACATCAAAGTGCTGCCAAAAACCATGGTGCACAAATACTTCAGCTGGTGGCACGTGGGTGTGGCGCAAACCTCCACCTCCGAGCGTACGCAGGAAGTGGCAGACAAGCTTAACGTGCACATCCAACAAGCACGTAAGTACTAA
- the glpE gene encoding thiosulfate sulfurtransferase GlpE, whose product MENFECITVQQANEHLAQGAQLVDIRDPQSFAMGHATGSLHLSNDNLADFIAQANHDLPVLVMCYHGNSSKGAAQFLSGQGFNATYSIDGGFDAWRAAFPAQVATGSV is encoded by the coding sequence ATGGAAAACTTCGAATGTATTACGGTTCAGCAGGCTAACGAGCACCTGGCACAAGGCGCGCAGCTGGTGGACATCCGCGATCCGCAAAGTTTTGCAATGGGCCATGCTACGGGCTCGCTACATCTTTCTAACGACAACCTCGCTGACTTTATTGCACAGGCCAATCACGACTTGCCGGTACTGGTGATGTGCTATCACGGCAACAGCAGTAAAGGCGCAGCACAATTCCTGTCAGGACAAGGATTTAACGCGACCTACAGCATTGATGGCGGTTTTGACGCGTGGCGTGCTGCCTTTCCGGCGCAGGTTGCAACAGGCAGCGTCTGA